In the genome of Clostridia bacterium, one region contains:
- a CDS encoding M50 family metallopeptidase, with translation MRMFDIYGIKFKIGVFTILLFALIIIAGFIKETAVMLSIIFIHEFSHIIVAILYGLKVVEIELLPIGGTAKIENMQGLFPEQEILISLAGPAVNFMIVFMIRSLNFNTKIDGSLLHFFSCGNLMLGIFNLIPALPLDGGRILRGILHYFIGYKKATKILIALTRVIAVGLFIFSLCIIIEGGKNILSLFVSIFLLINSRKESKILPYISIRNILSRQEYSNLRRNQSNIRHIITDKDTKAKNIVDDFKPYNYYIVVLTDHDGKVLGCLDESSLIDGMIEYGIDVPIGKLVYIKDL, from the coding sequence ATGAGGATGTTCGATATTTATGGTATAAAGTTCAAGATAGGGGTTTTTACTATATTGTTGTTTGCATTAATAATAATTGCCGGTTTTATAAAGGAGACAGCAGTAATGCTGTCAATTATTTTTATACATGAATTTTCACACATTATAGTTGCTATTTTATATGGGTTAAAAGTAGTTGAAATAGAGTTACTTCCTATAGGTGGAACTGCTAAAATAGAAAATATGCAGGGATTATTTCCTGAACAAGAAATATTAATATCTTTAGCAGGGCCTGCTGTAAATTTTATGATAGTTTTTATGATCAGATCATTAAACTTCAATACAAAAATAGATGGAAGCTTATTGCACTTTTTTAGTTGCGGTAACCTAATGCTAGGGATTTTTAATCTGATTCCTGCACTACCCCTTGATGGCGGAAGAATTTTGCGGGGAATATTGCATTATTTTATTGGATATAAGAAGGCTACAAAAATACTGATAGCTTTAACTAGAGTAATCGCTGTTGGATTATTTATATTTAGTTTGTGTATAATAATTGAAGGTGGGAAAAATATATTATCTTTATTTGTATCGATATTTTTATTGATAAATTCTAGAAAAGAATCAAAGATTTTGCCTTACATAAGCATAAGAAATATCTTGTCAAGACAAGAATATAGCAATTTGAGGAGGAATCAGTCTAATATTAGGCACATTATTACGGATAAAGACACAAAAGCAAAAAACATAGTCGATGATTTTAAACCCTATAATTATTATATTGTAGTCTTAACAGATCACGATGGGAAAGTATTAGGCTGCTTAGATGAATCCAGTTTAATCGATGGGATGATAGAATATGGTATAGATGTGCCAATAGGAAAATTGGTATATATAAAGGATTTATAA